The sequence cccatttttcttttattttaatctgCCAGAACATCTGTGATTTTTTCGGTACATTGCTTGACCAAATCTTAGGCCAACCATTGCATCATCTGTCATATCCcccataaaaaaacaaacaaaagtgctttaatttttccaaaatgccAAAACCCAActctaatattaaaaaacaaaccaATTAACAACCTATCCAATccaatttgaaaaaacaaactgAAAATTAATGAAACTTCATCATATTAAGCacttattaccccaaaaaaaaaaaaacacacaaatttatatatatatatatatatatatatatatagaagatcgAAATTcttatttccattttttgtgAATTCGgataaaaaaaaactgtacaaAAATCATAATCTAATTCCGGTAACCGGACTCAATTTTCTTGTGGTGAaacccccctttttttttttgtttttggccaATATTTACACCACAAAGCCATGTGGAATTTTCCAAACTCAAAATCTAAACCCCCATcccaccccccaaaaaaaaaaaaaaagaaaaagaaaaaaaagaaaattataattttcttttataaaatctaaaaaaaaattaaaattacaaaccaGTAATATGAGAATATTCGCCATAAAAATCAGGAATACCAGAAGCAGCCCAAAGCCTCTCATTGAAAGAGCCTTGCATATCTTCCGGTATAAACGGCGTTCTACAAAGCGGACAGGTTCTCTGATCGTAACCCATCCAACGGTCCAGACACCCTCTGTGGAATATGTGACGGCAATTCGTCAGCCGTCGGATCTCATCCTCAGATTCAAACTCGTACAAACACACCGCACAGCTCTCGGGTGGGTCCACAAGCTCCGAGAACTTCACCACCGGTAGGATTTCCCGTATTAACAACGCAGACATGGAGTGGAATTCGGGTATTCGGGTTCCCGGGTCGGCCCAGCTGCCATTGTCGGGTTCGATGAAATCTTGAAGACCCAGACAACGGAAGAGGAAGGAGATGAATTTTCTGATGAAACCCAGAAAGGAAAGAGTGTGGAAAAACAGTTTTGGAAGGAAAAGCTCTGTGTAGCCCACTGGAAACCCCAtgttttgattctttgaagaagaagaagaagagagaagctTTGAGCTTTGTTTGTTTATAAtgtgttttgtgtttttcttttagtttgtattgctctgagagagagagagagagagagagagagagaggagggggAGGGTGTTTAGGATTTGGCTGCCTTTTATAGAGGCTTGTGACTTTTGAGTTTTGTGGAAAATGACAGACTATTATTTTAggctttattttaaatatagatatatatatatatatatgtatatttttaactgATTTTTGTCTGAACTTACTTTTCACTGCTGTCAAGTATTGGTTTTTATAGAAGGAGGTatgagatttatttatttattattatttttttttttcggataaAGAATGAATTTGGGATTTATTACGGTTCAAGTTTCTgatttatgtatataatatatatatatatatatcttagcgTGGAATTTGGACTTTTTCTATGTTCATATGCTACTTTTTGGATAACATAACAAATATGGTACTAAATTTACACCATTTGTGATCTAGCATTAGGCATGGTTTATCATTACGAGATTAcaaaataagtttaattagttCTTGATGAGTGAGGTTGGTCCCTCCAACAATACTTGCCACAGAAGTCCATACCCTTGTAGtgccaacaaaataaataaaataaaataaaataaaaagctctTTTAGAAGTTGGACAAACGcttcaccaatttttttttattcacacacacacacacacacacacacacacacaaaaaaaaaatgtttttccaattttcttttgtAGAAGTTCATTTTCTAAGTCATTGCTGACCCAGGTGGAGCCAAGAGGCTGTAGGCAACAATCATATTCACATTGACCCTCTTGAAGTCATGTGAGTTTGATTTATATCACTTTCCTTATATTATAACTTGATTGAACCTGCGATTAAAAATCTGTCACTCCTAATTGATAAATATgtcaaaacaaaaccaaattaggttagatctttccatatatataaaaagttggTTGGTTAGTAGGTTACAAATTTCACTCCATCTAAAGACTGGGTGTAAATTTTTTACATaggaaaatatatcaatttgatTACTTATATTACATAAGGGGATGACTcttttatctctttgttcttttcttcATCATTTCTTGGATGGAATACAAGGAACACCATAGGAGCCATTTAAGAACTTTAATTATTGATCTATTGTTAGGAATTAGTATATTCTAATTAACAAAGGGCGTTAGTTATTGATATATTAGGTGTAgaaaaattatggaatttgGGAAGAGAcgatatattagaaaaatatatttcaccaaaaatCCCTCATTCCGGGAAAGCTGGGACCAAATTATATGGTTAGGTATACATTGGCCATGATAATAATGCCATACTATTGACTCTCAAATCGATGTAATTAGGACAAAGGTTGACAACAAAAATtcttaatgaaaattaataatattgatgatatctttttggtggtatatatatatttgcatcatTTTCTTCATCTTGGTTGTCAATATGGAATTGAACAATGAAAGAAAAGGTCATTTAAGTGCGAGAAAGATAATGGCCCCCTTGAAAATGAAGTGAGTGATAattagttgttaattattaacttctatatatatataatatcaattatatgatGAAGTCTCCACATAATGATACCATAACCGAATCTCCATACCactaaccaaaaaacaaaaaaaaaaaaaatgaagaaattaaaaatggcTAAAGAATGTAAAATTGCAAGGTGACCAAAGGCAacaagggaaaataaaaagggaGTTGCATATTGGTGATTGCCTTGAAAGGTCCTATACAAATTAGGTGGCTGCTAAGACTTCCATATCAAAATTCGCTTTTAAAACCcacaagtttaaaaaaaaaaaaaaaaaaaaaaaaaaaaaaaaaaaaaaagaaagaaaaaaaagaaaagctagaTAAGTGAAAGATAAGATGGGCGGGAAAAAGTTAATGGGAAAGAACTGGTTTTGGTCATGGCAAGCTAGTGGGGAATGATATAATTTGGTATTTTGTCACACATATCATTGACTCAATTGTCCCCCCATGTTAAATGTCATTTTGCATTTGGTTTGAGGTAATATCTCTTTCCATATCAAAAAACACAGGACTAGTCCCTGTCTCTAGGGTTTAACTGCACTTGCAAGAAGAATGTTCTTTTTTCCACCTCCCTGACCACCACTTTTATCCtctagctttattattattattattattattattattgttattgttatcaaCAGTGGCCTCTGGGGACTAGCTATCCTTTTAGATAATTTAAgagttgtttttaaaaaaagtttttggtgctttttgaaaaaaatagagAAGTTTATCTCAAGTgggtaaaattttaatttttattgtaaaactaaaaagtaCTAGAAACAGCTAGCTGATTGTTAATGTTAAATGGGTGTTAAAGAAGAGATGAGGACAAAAGAAGGGTCTGACAGAGAGTGTTGGATGGGAGGCCAAGGCCAACCAGGCAATGAGGCAGGATGGGATGGGTTTTGCAGAAAGATGGcgtggctctctttctctcaatgTGTGAATGTGAAATTGTGAATGAATGTGAGGAAGGTGAGGCCAAAGTGGTGGGAAGGGAAGGGGATCGAGGAGTTCAATTGGGAAACTGGGTCTGACAAATATGTCTGATAAGGCCAAGACACCCACTGGACCATCCAATTACACACTCCCACAGCCCACTGTAGGGGCCACAGTTCCTGTGCTAATTTTGCTCATGGTGCTCATTGGTGGGGCTGCCTTTTGCCTCTGTATCTATGCCAATACCATTACCACCCCTTCCCTCTTTCTTTTCCTCAATCCCTCCCCCGACCACCCTTTGTTTCCTTCCTTTGTCTCTTCCTTTGTCTTTACCTCTATGCCCTCCATTACTCACTTTCAGATTCACAATATCATCAAtcccttcatcatcatcatttctctcataatatatatatgtatatatatatatatataattttgttctgtTGGATGTTGTTCCATGTTTAAGGGAATATTTCTAGTACTATCGAAAGTATTAGTCTCATCTCTTACACACACTATGTGAaagattgattgatttttttaaaccgACTATTTATTAAGTATATATCTATACCATACATAcagtaaaatttttcattttatattttatgtattagaTATTTCTATTGagagttttattatttgttggTATTGACAATGATCTCCATTTCATAtagcaaattttaatttggatccttaattatattgtttttattttaaaattttaaaaataaattatttaataataattatttaaattatcatttgatatataaatattttattagtgatCATTAACCAGTgagaataataacaatttttttatgttatatatatcgTATAttttacacacacatatatatatatatatagtgaattaatatttttttttcataattttaaactgataaaagataaatttcctTTATGTTTATACTCATTTATAAGGATGATCACATTTTGGATTCAAATCGGATCCTTACACATGTTTTTCTATAGGAGCTAGCTGTCAAGTTTTAAACACATAAAACCTAATAGACCTCTTGGTCTAATAgcaaattgaatattaaatttttttaaaacttaagctaatgaaaaatgatgaattatcattatataatatcattataaaattatatctttatacaattatatttatataatatctttATGCAAGTATTCATAGATTAAACTAGCTAATAACTTTACGTttgtgtatatatctatatgttagTTTTTATATGTACTTTGCTTTAACCATTTTCTCTTTCTTGGGTCTTTTAAGGGGAAGAGGAAATTTAGATGAAGTATAAGTAGGGACAGGAATATGTAGGGGTACGGTTCAAATTGGGTTGGCAAAAAGCCTTTAAATGGGTATTtaagttaatttaatttttgttttccgaCAACAAGAGtaccaaattatataataacaaaaaggaaaagaaacccAAAAGGGCTTTGGTTCTTATTTTGTTGGTAGTACTTAACTACTATGGTGGTGGAGGCCGAGATGGTATTGTAGCTTAATAGGAatgttactattatttatttgcaaataattaatataagtaGGATTTTAATAGTTTAGTTAAACTAGTaatcatatatatctatataataaaatatgtgggTGACTTCTTTCGGCTTACCTAACAGATCTGTTTTGAGAATGTTTCCTCTTTTTAATGTTGGTGTTCCttttaggcaagttttataattataaaacatGCATATACTTCTTCTCTTACATGTATGGTTTATCCAATTATTAATTAAGACCTAATCTCTTAGAACATGATTAAAATTTCACTATTGAACCTGTTACCtttcaattaattaacaatgttttctttttccttgtttaATCAGatgcattaatttattttaatgactTGATATAtacctttaattttaaaaaagtttgtcAACAGACAAGTTCGTGGCTATGAAGTTTAATGCAGACCAATAAGCAACCAAAACCATCTTCATTAAACAACAAATAGAAATagttaaaactataaaaattaatgcATTTGCTGGTGGATTTGTAATTTCTTAAGTAATACTGTAATTTAACTTGACCCCTCTCTTTCAAGTCCTAAGCATCTTGTAGAaatcttaattaatatatatatgtgtatacacacacacacatataggtACTATTTATACACCCACCACTTGCCAACATCAAAATTATTCtgtcagaaagagagagagcttgGTTTTTGTTCCCTTTCACGCCCAGTTTTTCAGCTTTATGATCAGAAACATATGTATGATTTGTATGCAATTAGAATTCCAAActatcattaataatataatatacatatacatataaaattatatatatatatatattataaaggtATATTGGGTCCCTCATATAAATAAGGTGG comes from Ziziphus jujuba cultivar Dongzao chromosome 6, ASM3175591v1 and encodes:
- the LOC107430201 gene encoding brassinosteroid-responsive RING protein 1, producing MGFPVGYTELFLPKLFFHTLSFLGFIRKFISFLFRCLGLQDFIEPDNGSWADPGTRIPEFHSMSALLIREILPVVKFSELVDPPESCAVCLYEFESEDEIRRLTNCRHIFHRGCLDRWMGYDQRTCPLCRTPFIPEDMQGSFNERLWAASGIPDFYGEYSHITGL